ATCCCGGGGCCTAGCGGGGCAATCGGCAGGATTCCGCCCGCAGGAGGGCCTTCAGGTCCCCCAGGGCCTCCTCGAGGCGATCGTTCACCACCAGGAAGCGGTAGCAGCGCAGGCCCCGGGCGTTCTCCTCGGCGGCCACCGCCAGGCGTCGCTCGACCTGCTCGGCGGCGTCCGTACCCCTTCCCCGCAGCCTCCGCTCGAGCTCCTCGGCGCCGGGCGCCATCACCCAGACGGTGAGCGCCTCCGGATAGGCCGCGGCGATCTGCTCGCCGCCCTGCACGTCGATGTCGAAGATCACGATCTTCCCGGCGGCCAGGCCCTCGCGGATCGTCGCGTGCGAGGTGCCGTAGCGGTGCCCGTGCACCTGGGCCCACTCCACCAGCGCCCCCTCGGCGATCAACGCATCGAAGCCCGCGTCGTCCACGAAGTGGTAGTCGACGCCGTCGACCTCTTTCCCGCGCCGCGCGCGGGTCGTGTAGGAGACGCTGAAGGCGGCGCGAGGATCGTCGCCGAGGAGGCGGCGGGCGAGCGTGGTCTTGCCCGCGCCAGAGGCGGCCGAGATCACCAGCAGCACGCCCTCGCTGCGCGGAGGAGGAGGCTCATTCGACATTCTGCACCTGCTCTCGGATGCGCTCGATCTCGGCCTTCAGATCCATCACCTTCGCGGCGAGCTCCGCGTCCTGGGCCTTCGAGCCGATCGTGTTCACCTCGCGGTTGAGCTCCTGCACGAGGAAGTCGATCCGCCGCCCCACCGGCTCCTCGGCCGCGAGCAGCTCCGCGAGGGAGGCGAGGTGCGTGTCCAGGCGGGTGATCTCCTCGCTGACGTCGGCCTTCTCGGCCAGCAGGGCCACCTCCATCGCGAGGCGATCGGGATCCAGCTTGCGCTCGCCGAGCAGCTCCAGGAGCCGCGCCTCGAGCCGCTCGCGCCGCGCCTCGAGGCGGCCGTCGGCGAGCCCCTGCAGCTCGGCGCACTGCGCCTCGAGGAGCTGCAGGCGGCTCGAGAGATCGCTGCGCAGGGCCTCACCCTCCCGCTCGCGCATGGCGAGGAGGAGCTCCAGCGCGGCGTCCACGGCGGCCTCCGCGGCCGGGCGAAGGGCGTCGGGCTCGTAGCTGCGTTCCTGCCGCTCGAGGATCCCCTCCACCTGCGAGAGCGCGACGGGATCGAAGCGGGGCTCGACGCCGAGGTGCGCGGCGATCTCCTCGAGGCGCTCGCGGTAGGTCGTGAGGAGCCCGGTGTCGAGGCCCAGCTGCACCTTCCCCGAGGGCCGCTTCTCCCAGCGCAGCGAGACCTCGATCGAGCCGCGCCCCAGGCGTGCCCGGATGCGCGAGAGGAGGCCCGCCTCCAGCGGCAGGAGGTCCCGGGAGGCCCGGAGCTTCACGTCGCAGAAGCGGTGGTTCACGCTGCGGATCTCGCAGCCCAGGGTTCCGTCCTCGAAGTCCGCGGTGCCTCGGCCGAAGCCGGTCATGGATCGAAGCATGACCTCATTCACTCCCACCAAACGCGGCCTTGGCGCAAGGTGCTCCCCGATCCAGGTGGATCAGGCGCGCCCGCGCTCCTCGAGCTCCGCGGTGGCCTGGGCGAGGAACTCGCGCAGCTCGCGATCGAGGCGCAGCCGCTGGGCCTCCTCCTGCCCCTCGACGGCGAAGGGCGTGAGGTCCACCACCCGGTGGGGCGGCTCGGTATGACCCCAGCGCACGGGATCCATGTGGAGGAAGAGCTGGAAGGTGGGCACGCCCACCGCGACCGAGAGGTGCATCGGGCCGGTGTTGTTGCAGACGGTCACGCCCGCGGCGACCATCAACGCCGCCAGATCGTCGAGGCTGGTCGGCGGCGCGAGGCGCGCGCCGGGCACGGCGTCGGCGACGTAGCGCGCCAGGCCCTCCTCCCGCGGCCCCCAGGTGATCAGGGGCGTGCGGCCCGCGTCCACCAGGGTCTCGCAGATGCCGGCGAAGACCTCGGGGGGGAGGCGGCGCCAGTCCAGCCGGCCCCCGGGGTTCACGACGGCGAAGCTTCCTTCGCGC
Above is a genomic segment from Deltaproteobacteria bacterium containing:
- the gmk gene encoding guanylate kinase; its protein translation is MSNEPPPPRSEGVLLVISAASGAGKTTLARRLLGDDPRAAFSVSYTTRARRGKEVDGVDYHFVDDAGFDALIAEGALVEWAQVHGHRYGTSHATIREGLAAGKIVIFDIDVQGGEQIAAAYPEALTVWVMAPGAEELERRLRGRGTDAAEQVERRLAVAAEENARGLRCYRFLVVNDRLEEALGDLKALLRAESCRLPR
- a CDS encoding YicC family protein, whose amino-acid sequence is MLRSMTGFGRGTADFEDGTLGCEIRSVNHRFCDVKLRASRDLLPLEAGLLSRIRARLGRGSIEVSLRWEKRPSGKVQLGLDTGLLTTYRERLEEIAAHLGVEPRFDPVALSQVEGILERQERSYEPDALRPAAEAAVDAALELLLAMREREGEALRSDLSSRLQLLEAQCAELQGLADGRLEARRERLEARLLELLGERKLDPDRLAMEVALLAEKADVSEEITRLDTHLASLAELLAAEEPVGRRIDFLVQELNREVNTIGSKAQDAELAAKVMDLKAEIERIREQVQNVE